DNA from Rhinatrema bivittatum chromosome 1, aRhiBiv1.1, whole genome shotgun sequence:
ACAGTAACAAACATTCGAACCAACAGGACATACACAAATACCTGACATTTCTTTAGTTCTCTCTTCAGTTGCAGTATTGTAATATGATATGGCTCTTCTCTGCCATTTCCTATCCCACTGTCAATCCCAGGTGTAGGTGGCATTTCCATTCTTAGTCCCTCTGCCATACTGAGCCAGTCTTGCAACCTGAGCTGTTGGCTTCGTCTCATTTTAACCATGTCTTTCAAGTCAATCAGGAATGTAAAGGCTTCTTCAACACAGTTCCGGTAGTTGAAGCACTCCAACTGGAGCTGGGCAAGTTGTTCTTCAAGCGAACGGATTCTGGCTTTCTCCAAACTCCAATCTTGTGACACCTGGCTTGCTTGAGCCATCACACTAGCCCGCTGGTTCTGCAAAGCTTCACGTAATGCCTTGATCTCAAGTTCCATTTCATCCATCCGGTCCCAGTCAGGGTTGTAGTTCACAATCGGcttgtttttaatatttctggCTCGGTTAGCATATTTGAGAGTGTTTAAAGACTCatcaaaatcagaggaagatggGCTAATGCAAGCAATCATGACAGTTTTGGCATTTCCTCCTAAAGAGTCTTTGAGAATACGAGTAATCTTAGCATCTCTATATGGGATGTGAGCACTTTTTCGTTTTGGGTCACCAAGAGCACTGATCACATTTCCCAAAGCCAGCAAGCCACTGTTGATCTGTATGGACTCTTTGAATCGTTCTCCAGTGTTTCCAGTTTTGGTCACTCTTTCTGACCCTGCCAAGTCCACAAAGTGAAATTTAGATGAGATCATCTGAACTGATCCCAACAACCCATCTACAACAGTTTCTGAATTCTTCTGGGGTTCCTTTGGTCGCTGTTGGTAAATACTGATGGTGAAAATGGCATGAGATCGACTGGAGTGCTCATTCATCTGTGTAGTGCCTGTGTGGCGTGCTGCATTCCCAGTTTCCAAGAGGCTCATCAACTCATCTGCACTCTCCACTTGACACTCCTTAGCACCGACAATCACTTGGAatgaaacacaaaataaataaataaataaaaagaagattTTAGCACTTTCATTTACACTACAAATTTTGCAGTTTTGAAGTCTTCAATGCTATATTATGCCTACTTGCAATGAAATGGATATCTAGGAAACAGTGGGTTACTCACAATTTCTAAATCCAGCAAGTTTATAAAAACAAAGTGTACTCATCTCTTGGTGCCTAGCaagaaaaatatttgcatcaCCAATTACCATGTAATTTGGCATAATGTGGCAATATTTATTTGTAAAAGCCCAGGACGAGGATAAAACGAATACTTCATATTAGTCAAAGATGTATTAGTGTGACTGTGTAGGGAAGAGTATTGGAGTAGGTAGGTACCACACATGATTTAGCAGGGAATGAATTAAAAACCTGCCAGACTTGAGTTGTAAGTACAACTTGTGCTTGTGCCAGGAGATCCACTTGTCCCCAATTAGGAGTACTGATTGAGGAAGATTAAATTATGGTTTCTTATACATCAAGGGTCTTAATCATCTAACATTAACAATAGATGCAATAAGATGATATGATGTGAACAAACACATGGAACTAGGTGCATACCATCAAACCTAATGTGTTTCATGGCAACAGAAATGTCtcaaaggaatttaaaaaaaaaatactgataaCACTGGGGAATTTCAACAGGTTTCAGCTAGAGTCCCCCTACCTCCTGTGCCAAAATAAGTGCTGGTTACTACTCCGACCCCTTCACTTACTCCATTTGTGGGGGTCCCCTGCAgtgaaaggggcaggagggatgaTTACATGCCTCCTGCCCATGGGTTGTCCCTTTGAAATGGCATCAATCAACCTTGAAATGATGCTGATCAGCCCTGAGACTGACGTCATGGTgacataaaaatggcactggactcagggatggctggtgccattttgttgtatagctatacaacaaaatggtgctggccagccaTCAGACTGGCACCATTTATAAGATTCACTATAGTGCTGGTTTAGGGGCTGACCAGCGCCTTTTGAAAAGGGACGATGCTGGGGCAGGGAAAAAGTAGGCATTCCTCTTGCCTCTTTTACTGCAAAAGATCCCTATGGACAGGGCAAGTAGGGGCTGGGTTGGTTCTCGGCTCTCAGTACCTtttagggagagggaggggggtcaAAGGAGCCCGGGACTTCAGGAAAACCTATTTTTGtgtagggtggggggagggcaaggtTGAAGCCTtgggctaccttttttttttttttttttttaggagggcagccccagggacccccagggaaGCCTATGGGAGGCCCCAGAGGCCCTCTTTGGTCACTGGCAGGTTGGCTCTCCAGTGGGCTAGGCTTATTTCCCTCTTTGGCCACTGGTGAGTGAGCTCCATCAGCAGCCCAGAGCTCCTTCCCTCTAGGCAGTCAGTGGCTCGGTGGGTGAGCATGCACACAGTCCAGGACAGACAGACAACATTCTGAACCTGTACCACAAGCATATTATTAGACAGATAATATAGATAATTATTAATTTCTAGTGGAGGAAAAACAAACACCAATGCCATCACTTATGTATGTAACAGCTTGTTTCATAGCAATAGCAGAACAATTCAGTTTCAAAACATGTTGCATTCTTGAATCAGTCTAGAGTATGTACACAGACAAATATCTTGAAACTGAAGCTGTCTAATAAGAACAAGCATGAAatgttcaaatttaaaaaaaccccacaacaacACATTTTTCTCTAGAATATATTAAAGCAAAACCAAAAATGCAGGTGGGGGGAGAAATAACAATTATAgtcttccttatttatttatttatttataaaaatgtctaGGCTGCCTAGGCTAGAATGTTCATGGcaagattttgtatttttatttttttcaaggattAGCATGGTTCTACTTTCTGCTTTACTTCAGAATTTATTTCtggctctttctttctttcttcatatAAAAGTTAATCTTTCTTTCTTCATATAAAAGTTAatgattttattaatttcaaaaacaataataaaactgtGGCACTAAATCCCAGCCTCCCCACAACTCAAACTGTTTTAGTGCATGAATTACAATGTCATCATTCATACAAAACACAAAATATTAGaatcaaaaatattaaacaaataaattctGCCAGCAGCACAGTACCTGTACTCTagcttttttaatatttataatacAATACCCTCAGCTTTAATGCTTCCTGGCAACTTACTTACTTAAGACTCCACTACAGGTTTTCATCTGAAGGGTAAAGCTCATAGGgataatataaatataagcatatTTAGTAAAAAGCATTTTGGTTTTGCTTTCATAAAAATACTTAGAGGCATAtaaccatttttttgtttttattaaaccTTTGAGTACCAGCAGTTCATTTTACAAAATAATATTTATCCACTAGCAATTAGAACTagttagcagagttgcttatctgtaacaggatgCTTATTGGATGCAGCCCGGctcagaactttgatctcaaagactctagaactttcaaacacaactacagctgcacatgctcagtaggttATTGCCCTGCCccttaggcagagtccctcagtccatgacatagctaatacatggagaaaccaactcccaaggGAGGTGGGTGCGTTTCGTGAGAAttgacatcctgttgtcctcagagatcacctattacaggtaagcaactctgctttctccaaggacaagcaagatgacAGTCCTCATATATGGGCAATTCTTGCACAAGACAAAGCTAGGAAtcccacagtgctgaaagcaccacctttcTCCCATTTGCTTGTAAGGCAACCGACCCAAAAACAGGTCTCGGTGgtaaaagagttgggttctactaaaagaaaaccatagaaaagactgagacacaaaTCCCCAATGCGTAGCAGAGGCGCCTAAGGCAAGGGAGTGATGCGAATGtcagcaagaaacatactttgcATCGTGGAAAATATTACAAACAGGTTTCAGATCAGCAAACTCTGACAATGACAGAAGGATACTGGAAAAGGCCTAGAGAAACAACCAAGAGAAGAATTCTTGGATGAAGACCGCATAGTTTTCTTTGGTGTCACAAGACCatcttcagatggtgcaaaacacggcagccagaatattgacaaacacaaggaaaagagaacacatatctcccatcctcaaagacctacactggctgccaattcactacagaatcatacataagtccattaccactatctacaaagccatccatcaccatgctccactcaacctacaaatcccattcagaaaatatacctccaccagacccatcagagaggcttATAAAGAATCTCTACAAGTACCACACACCAAAACTGCTCAACATATAACCtttagagaccgggccttctctacagcaggaccaccactatggaactccatcccaccggatcttcgacaggaaccatgcctgctaactttcagaaaaaggcttaagacgtggttgtttaagcaagcctttccagaccacAACTGATCCCTAATTCACCGACAACCACAGTCAGACAGTCTTAGAACATTGTAAACAAGTGCTCTTCTGTTAAATTCCTCTcgcctttttctccttctcccaattttaaacatccctgttttattgtaacttcagagctTTTCCTCACTTGTTACAGTTCTTTGTTAatttcattttacaccccttgttaaatataaaccagcatgatgtgaactttatcgcgaatgccggtatataaaaacactaaataaataaaataaaaccgaAAAACCAACTGAGGAGAGAGCCCTCCAGAAACAAACTGCAGTTCACTGGTATCTGAAGAACATTTGCAGAAGTGTGCCCCATGTTTAACTGatgcacaatgggcagaaaaacccaagcaacgctTGGAAGAAGAATCAGTCTGTAGCGGACCCTACCTACCAAAgtaccagacatagctgaccacGAAGGTTAGCATCAAGAGAGTCAGGgaatgaaaggcaatccctgaaaaTGGGATCACTAGCCCAAACCCCCCAGAATGGAGTTAAGCTAGGCTTGAAGCTCATCCACATTGCACCCTGTCAAGAGTAGgtctatccatcctgtctacaggatagctcaggtgagcaggaaggcactttggacaaCCCAGTGAAGTATGAAAAtctaaaggcagtactggccagaacttggcaaaaaaacaaaacaaaacagggaaaagGTGGTGTATAATCAATGTCCtagcttttcttcccctcccccgacatttcaactggaagtcagaagacgcgaagaacacaaggaggcagactgctGGGCTGCAAGGGTAAGAAAAAGCTGCTAGGCTGTATATCTTAACCCCAACCAAATAACTCACTGCCAATTCCtgctgttatgcccgtcggttgcagaaGGCTGCGACCACATGTACATACTTCCTGCACTTCCCGGGTCTGCTCGCAGCTCGGGCCAATCTCCATCACCGCGTTCCTTGGGACTCCTCGTGGCGGCCTGGATGCCACCGCCACCCACCTCGACTTCGGGCCTTCTTAGGCGCGCGCAcgtgccaccgggccctcctttgaagcctcttcggcgggaacctcgggggcatccctggttgatgatgtcatcggacctgtgtatttaagctccaccttcgccctcagcgagcgacttggcaacaagttccgtacatctCTTCGATTActgccttcgtgttcctgtgACTATGCTATCGGGCTTgtggacttggaccctgtctggtaccacTCCTCGGCGGCCAGTGTGCGCATCGGGGTCTCGCTCTCCTAGCCTACCCCGCTCCTTCAGCTGGCTCCACGCCTCCTGGGTCCTACCCTGCAAGtcctcccactcctcgggactACCCCTGGAACATCTCTACAATCTGTGAATTCTACAACAGGGTTTCCCAGCTCCTTGGGGGGTGTGCCTGCACCCTATTCAAGACTGtctgcgcctccccgctccttggggccgcGCCTTTGTGTTACTCAAGTGACTGTCagagcttccctgctcctcggggtagcattctcctgcttctctgtgaCTGTCAACTCCTCACCGCTCCTCGGGGTCGCGTCTACGTGCTATTCCGAGACTGCCTGCACTCCTCCGCTCTTCGGGGTTGTGCATACGTCACCAGCAGAGGTTTGGCTCGGGCTTCCCAGCTCAGCAGGTTGGCCTACACATTACATCACCATCCTCTACGCTGAGCAGCTCttcccctcggggttgcctctccggagtACCTCCTGCACGGCCAGTCTCATGCCTCCTGCTCTGCGGCCTGTCTGGTGCCTTCCCCTCCGGGGTCCCTGCCCAGATACTGcctctggcctgtcttcctaTTGGGGTAACCTCCTGGCTCCTCGGCACCTCTCCATAGCTTCATCCAGAGCTCCCCACTgtgtctgacctcgcctcccaatggtgtgAACCTGTGGGGTCCCCTCCCCACAGCTGGCAACAACtcacatctcgggccaagggcccacatacccacaaatcatagcgccagcagtctggttccaccctggttaaggtggagcccatcccttcggaagagactcccccttccccaaaggtttccccagttcctaacaaaactgaatccctcttccttgcaccatcatctcatccacgcattgagactccggagctctgcctgcctctggtgacctgcgtgtggaacagggagcatttcagagaatgctaccctggaggttctggatttaagctttctacctaagagcctaaatttggcttccagaacctccctcccacattttcctatgtcgttggtgcccacttgtaccacgacagccggcttctccccagaactgtctaaaatcctatctaggtgacgcgtgaggtccgccaccttcgcaccaggtaggcatgttaccaggcaatcctcatgcccaccagccacccagctgtctacattcctaatgatcgaatcaccaactatgacggccgacctaacccttccctcctgggcagtaggccttggggagatatcgtcggtgcgaaaggacaatgcatcacctggagagcaggtccttgctaaaggttcctttcctgctgcacctggttgatgctctccaatcatgagaccttcttcctccaaggcagcaccagggctgccagtctgaagttgggatttggctactatgtccctgaaggtctcatctatatacctctctgtctgcctcagctcctcacACATAGTCCTCTTCTGAGAGAGGGGAAGACTCCCGACACTACCCTCCTGGTATCCACTCCCATAGGGGTTTGACCAGTAACACAGTCTTAGATCAGTCATGTAGCTGTGGCGCACAACCTATTGTGCTCACCACgaggaaaacacacacacacataccctagAGGGCAATTGGAAGAATAGTGCCCTCTGCTTTAAAAGCGAGATGACCATTACTCATACAGTGTTATCCCATCCTGCAGATGGTGGCACATCTATGAA
Protein-coding regions in this window:
- the LOC115099320 gene encoding kinesin-like protein KIF27 gives rise to the protein MEEIPVKVAVRLRPLLSREILHSHQVCVRVIPNTQQVVIGKDRVFTFDFIFGNKSSQDDVYTNCIKPLVVSLIEGYNATVFAYGQTGSGKTYTIGGGHVACVIDEEKGIIPHAIQELFQSISENPNIDFSVKVSYIEVYKEELRDLLELDTSIKDLHIREDEKGNTVIVGAKECQVESADELMSLLETGNAARHTGTTQMNEHSSRSHAIFTISIYQQRPKEPQKNSETVVDGLLGSVQMISSKFHFVDLAGSERVTKTGNTGERFKESIQINSGLLALGNVISALGDPKRKSAHIPYRDAKITRILKDSLGGNAKTVMIACISPSSSDFDESLNTLKYANRARNIKNKPIVNYNPDWDRMDEMELEIKALREALQNQRASVMAQASQVSQDWSLEKARIRSLEEQLAQLQLECFNYRNCVEEAFTFLIDLKDMVKMRRSQQLRLQDWLSMAEGLRMEMPPTPGIDSGIGNGREEPYHITILQLKRELKKCQVFVYVLLVRMFVTVLAKVGYVGCFTFFIEPAKT